A single Streptococcus thermophilus DNA region contains:
- a CDS encoding ArdC family protein has product MFKSYLKFVASCPHYSSRNLRFLQKQKPDVGFVGSFGAWKNQGYHVKKGEHGLKIFMPCTRDKKDVNGNKILDKNGKPKQEIYAFKLGTVFETHQLVEYENLSKPVAYVPDNPDDNRKLFFSITKASDVPIKVLETAQMCSGANGFYSPTTK; this is encoded by the coding sequence ATGTTTAAAAGCTATCTAAAATTTGTTGCTTCTTGCCCTCACTATTCTTCAAGAAATTTGAGATTTTTACAAAAACAAAAACCTGATGTTGGTTTTGTTGGTTCTTTCGGAGCATGGAAAAATCAAGGTTACCATGTAAAAAAAGGAGAACATGGTTTAAAAATTTTTATGCCTTGTACGAGAGATAAAAAAGATGTCAACGGAAATAAAATACTAGACAAAAACGGAAAACCAAAACAAGAAATTTACGCTTTTAAATTAGGAACAGTTTTTGAAACACACCAATTAGTTGAGTATGAAAATTTATCAAAACCAGTTGCTTATGTGCCGGACAACCCTGATGATAATCGCAAATTATTTTTCTCAATCACAAAGGCAAGTGATGTACCAATTAAGGTTTTAGAAACAGCACAAATGTGTTCTGGGGCAAATGGTTTTTACTCCCCTACAACGAAATAA
- the der gene encoding ribosome biogenesis GTPase Der, which produces MTLPTVAIVGRPNVGKSTLFNRIAGERISIVEDVEGVTRDRIYTSAEWLNRQFNLIDTGGIDDVDAPFMEQIKHQAGIAMTEADVIVFVVSGKEGVTDADEYVARILYKTNKPVILAVNKVDNPEMRADIYDFYSLGLGDPYPVSSVHGIGTGDVLDAIVENLPTEVEEENPDIIRFSLIGRPNVGKSSLINAILGEDRVIASPIAGTTRDAIDTNFVDSEGQEYTMIDTAGMRKSGKVYENTEKYSVMRSMRAIDRSDVVLMVINAEEGIREYDKRIAGFAHEAGKGIIIVVNKWDTIKKDNHTVANWEADIRDQFQFLSYAPIVFVSAKTKQRLNKLPEMIKRISESQNRRISSAVLNDVIMDAIAINPTPTDKGKRLKIFYVTQVSVKPPTFVIFVNEEELMHFSYMRFLENQIRQAFGFEGTPIHLIARKRK; this is translated from the coding sequence ATGACATTACCTACAGTTGCTATCGTGGGTCGCCCAAATGTTGGGAAGTCGACCCTATTTAACCGAATTGCGGGTGAACGTATCTCTATCGTCGAAGACGTTGAAGGGGTAACACGTGACCGTATTTATACCTCTGCTGAGTGGCTTAATCGTCAGTTTAACTTGATTGATACAGGTGGTATCGATGATGTCGATGCCCCATTCATGGAACAGATTAAGCACCAAGCTGGCATTGCCATGACTGAAGCAGACGTTATTGTCTTTGTCGTTTCAGGTAAGGAAGGCGTGACAGATGCGGATGAGTACGTTGCCCGTATTCTCTATAAGACCAACAAGCCAGTTATCTTGGCGGTAAATAAAGTGGATAACCCTGAAATGCGTGCAGATATCTATGATTTCTATTCTCTTGGGCTTGGCGATCCATATCCAGTTTCATCTGTTCATGGTATTGGTACGGGGGACGTTCTCGATGCTATCGTTGAAAATCTTCCAACAGAAGTCGAAGAAGAAAATCCAGATATCATCCGTTTCAGTTTGATTGGGCGTCCAAACGTCGGAAAATCAAGTTTGATTAACGCCATTTTAGGCGAGGACCGAGTGATTGCGAGTCCTATTGCTGGTACGACTCGTGATGCCATTGACACAAACTTTGTGGACAGTGAAGGTCAAGAGTATACTATGATTGATACCGCTGGTATGCGTAAATCTGGTAAGGTATATGAAAATACAGAAAAATACTCTGTTATGCGTTCTATGCGTGCCATTGATCGTTCTGATGTTGTCCTTATGGTTATCAATGCCGAAGAAGGTATCCGTGAGTATGACAAGCGTATTGCTGGTTTTGCCCATGAAGCTGGTAAAGGGATTATCATCGTAGTTAACAAATGGGATACGATTAAGAAGGACAACCACACCGTTGCCAACTGGGAAGCAGATATCCGTGATCAGTTCCAATTCTTGAGCTATGCCCCAATTGTCTTTGTATCGGCTAAGACGAAACAACGTCTTAACAAGTTACCAGAGATGATCAAACGCATCAGTGAGAGTCAAAACCGTCGTATTTCATCGGCTGTCTTGAATGATGTTATCATGGATGCCATCGCCATCAACCCAACACCAACTGACAAAGGGAAACGCCTTAAGATTTTCTACGTGACACAAGTTTCGGTTAAACCACCAACATTTGTTATCTTTGTCAATGAAGAAGAGCTTATGCACTTCTCATACATGCGTTTCTTGGAAAATCAAATTCGTCAGGCCTTTGGCTTTGAGGGAACACCAATCCACTTGATTGCTCGTAAACGTAAATAA
- the dnaI gene encoding primosomal protein DnaI yields MERVGQTLNRTGYHGSGNATDLTKQILADPRVAGFIQEHGLSQDEIKRSLPKFNQFLVECRKVKEGDVSYIAKGYEPILTMNEGYADVTYKETRQLKEQQEQQAISKRINLVSLPQSYRKITFADIALDDVARVDTFETLVDFVANYPSPDQKGLYIYGDMGVGKSFMLAAMAHELSETKKVATTIIHYPSFTIDVKNGIKDGSVKEQIDAVKEAEVLVLDDIGAEQFSSWIRDDVLQVILQYRMIEELPTFFTSNYSFADLEAKLSNGRQGDETWQAKRVMERIRFLAKEVHLKGVNRR; encoded by the coding sequence ATGGAAAGAGTTGGACAAACCTTGAACCGAACAGGATATCATGGGTCTGGTAATGCAACAGATTTGACCAAGCAAATCTTGGCGGATCCAAGAGTAGCTGGCTTTATTCAAGAACATGGCTTAAGCCAGGACGAAATCAAGCGTAGTCTTCCAAAGTTTAATCAATTCTTGGTGGAATGCCGTAAGGTCAAAGAAGGTGATGTCAGCTACATTGCCAAAGGGTATGAGCCGATTCTGACCATGAATGAAGGCTACGCTGACGTAACCTATAAGGAAACGCGTCAGCTTAAGGAGCAACAAGAACAACAGGCTATTTCTAAGCGGATTAACTTGGTGAGCTTGCCTCAGTCCTATCGCAAGATTACCTTTGCTGATATTGCACTAGATGATGTCGCTCGTGTTGATACCTTTGAGACACTTGTTGATTTTGTAGCTAATTACCCTAGTCCAGACCAGAAAGGCCTCTATATCTACGGAGATATGGGGGTTGGGAAATCATTCATGTTGGCTGCTATGGCCCACGAACTTTCAGAGACGAAGAAGGTTGCTACGACCATTATTCATTACCCATCTTTTACTATTGATGTTAAAAATGGGATCAAGGACGGCTCTGTGAAGGAACAAATTGATGCTGTCAAAGAAGCAGAAGTTCTAGTTTTAGATGATATTGGTGCAGAGCAATTCTCTTCTTGGATTAGGGACGATGTTTTGCAAGTCATTCTCCAGTATCGCATGATTGAGGAGCTACCGACCTTCTTCACATCCAACTATAGTTTTGCAGACTTAGAAGCTAAGCTATCAAATGGACGTCAGGGAGACGAGACTTGGCAGGCCAAACGTGTGATGGAACGTATTCGTTTTTTAGCTAAAGAGGTTCACTTGAAAGGTGTTAATCGCCGTTAA
- a CDS encoding cysteine hydrolase family protein produces MQGLLMIDMQRAFDNSSWGERNNPQLEVNSQKLLNFFRERGWPVLHVQHVYTNTQSRFHESQGQDFKDGFQPYPSEPVFQKIVNSAFIRTNLESYLRDKRIDKLVIAGFTLPHCVSTTTRMAANLGFKTSLISDATASFALPNLDGHLIDPEVLHTINLVSLHDEFAQVMTIEEFMGDDNEELYAFCPSGVMPSAI; encoded by the coding sequence ATGCAAGGATTATTAATGATTGATATGCAAAGGGCCTTTGATAATAGTTCATGGGGAGAACGTAATAACCCTCAGCTTGAAGTGAATTCCCAAAAATTGCTTAATTTTTTTAGAGAAAGGGGATGGCCAGTACTTCATGTTCAACATGTATACACGAATACTCAATCACGTTTTCACGAATCTCAAGGTCAAGATTTTAAAGATGGCTTTCAACCATACCCAAGTGAACCTGTTTTCCAAAAGATAGTTAATAGTGCTTTCATTAGGACGAATTTAGAGAGCTATTTAAGAGATAAAAGAATTGATAAGTTAGTTATTGCAGGCTTTACCTTGCCACACTGTGTGTCTACCACAACTCGCATGGCGGCTAATTTAGGGTTTAAGACGTCACTTATTTCAGATGCAACGGCCAGTTTTGCCCTACCCAATTTAGATGGTCATTTGATAGATCCAGAGGTCCTGCATACCATAAATCTAGTATCCTTACACGATGAATTTGCTCAAGTAATGACAATAGAGGAGTTCATGGGGGATGATAATGAAGAGCTCTATGCCTTCTGTCCTTCTGGTGTAATGCCAAGTGCGATATGA
- the nrdR gene encoding transcriptional regulator NrdR has product MRCPKCQHNKSNVIDSRQAEDGNTIRRRRECDACHARFTTFERVEEVPLLVVKKDGTREQFSRDKIFNGILMSAQKRPVSSEDIENAITRIEQNIRRNHDGEVDSEVIGNLVMKELADLDEITYVRFASVYRSFKDVDEIEELLQEITKTVRAKKESKK; this is encoded by the coding sequence ATGCGTTGTCCAAAATGTCAACATAATAAATCTAATGTTATCGATAGCCGTCAGGCAGAGGATGGAAATACCATTCGTCGTCGTCGAGAGTGTGATGCTTGTCATGCCCGTTTTACTACATTTGAGCGTGTGGAAGAAGTTCCACTTTTAGTTGTCAAAAAAGATGGTACTCGTGAACAATTCTCTCGCGATAAGATTTTCAATGGTATCTTGATGAGTGCTCAGAAGCGTCCAGTTTCAAGTGAGGATATTGAAAATGCCATCACCCGTATAGAGCAAAACATTCGCCGTAACCATGATGGAGAGGTTGATAGTGAGGTCATTGGGAATTTAGTCATGAAAGAACTAGCAGATCTTGATGAAATTACCTATGTCCGTTTTGCTAGTGTCTACCGTTCTTTCAAAGATGTTGATGAGATTGAAGAATTGCTTCAAGAAATCACCAAGACTGTCCGTGCGAAAAAAGAGTCTAAAAAATGA
- a CDS encoding DnaD domain protein, protein MRPIEEFVYVGNQVIVPDQASLMRCYYPIIGVEGYALYQYFVAFYDNGNHRHKFATILNHLNFGMQPLQESLAVLTAVDLLAFYHSPQGIYVVELKSPLSIEQFLKHAVYSSLLEQKIGEPAVDALKPTSLHGLQDLSKRFSDVFTDERLAQKSVSEIKPKNSFDLISFRNRMQADGLVFTDEKTDVPEIYKLSETYDMNWYDTYLLSKKTAVNHRIIVKRMQVQLEQAQAQKLGGDSALTETEKKILKAVKSGKPVDYLQSAKGPGGTVTNSEKKILTDLAQRGFMDEVINLMVAYSLGRTRSTNVNREYISKVANDFDFKKIVTAEQGLLALRSGYDKKSQRTKDDSKKKTNVPSWSDPDYDNQTSQADQAKLDEIRRRALAKLEKGKE, encoded by the coding sequence ATGAGACCTATTGAAGAATTTGTCTATGTTGGCAATCAGGTTATCGTTCCCGATCAGGCAAGTTTGATGCGTTGTTATTATCCCATTATTGGGGTTGAGGGATACGCACTCTATCAGTATTTTGTGGCTTTCTATGATAATGGTAATCATCGTCATAAATTTGCTACTATTCTGAATCATCTTAACTTTGGTATGCAGCCTCTTCAGGAATCCCTGGCGGTCCTGACAGCGGTAGACTTGTTGGCTTTCTATCATTCTCCTCAGGGAATTTATGTTGTGGAGCTTAAGTCTCCCCTATCTATCGAGCAGTTTCTAAAACATGCGGTTTATAGTTCACTTCTAGAGCAAAAAATTGGTGAGCCAGCAGTGGATGCTTTAAAACCGACGAGTTTACATGGTTTACAAGACTTATCTAAACGTTTTTCGGATGTTTTTACTGATGAGCGTTTGGCTCAAAAGTCTGTTTCTGAAATTAAGCCTAAAAATTCATTTGATTTAATCAGTTTCAGGAATCGTATGCAGGCTGATGGACTTGTATTTACAGATGAAAAGACAGATGTTCCAGAAATCTATAAGTTGTCTGAAACCTATGACATGAATTGGTATGATACCTATCTCTTGTCAAAAAAGACAGCCGTGAACCACCGGATTATTGTTAAGCGTATGCAAGTGCAATTAGAGCAAGCTCAAGCTCAAAAATTGGGTGGTGATTCTGCATTGACGGAGACAGAGAAAAAGATTCTTAAAGCTGTTAAATCTGGAAAACCTGTTGATTACTTACAGAGTGCTAAGGGTCCAGGCGGGACTGTGACTAATTCTGAGAAAAAAATTCTCACAGACTTGGCACAAAGAGGCTTTATGGATGAGGTCATTAATCTCATGGTTGCCTACAGTTTGGGACGGACACGTTCAACAAATGTGAATCGAGAGTATATCTCTAAAGTTGCCAACGATTTTGACTTTAAGAAGATTGTTACTGCTGAACAAGGGCTTTTGGCTTTGCGTAGTGGTTACGACAAAAAATCACAGCGGACAAAAGATGATTCTAAGAAGAAAACAAATGTACCTAGCTGGAGTGATCCTGATTACGATAATCAAACCAGTCAGGCCGACCAAGCCAAGTTAGACGAAATTAGACGCCGTGCTTTGGCTAAACTAGAAAAAGGAAAGGAGTAG